The Paenibacillus wynnii DNA window ATGTGGGAAGCTATTATCCATGGCATTATTATAGCGTTTGGACTTATTTTGCCGCTGGGGGTCCAGAATATATTCGTATTTAATCAGGGGGCGCTCCATCCCAAGCTTCGCCATGCGCTTCCGGTTATTATTACCGCCTCTGTATGTGACACGCTGCTCATTGCTGCTGCAGTAGGCGGTGTCTCGATGATTGTAACGTCGATAGAGTGGATGACACCTGTGTTATATGGAGCCGGTGCGTTTTTTTTAGCATTTATGGGCTGGAAAACATGGACGGGGATTCCGGAGGCTGGAGAAATCAAGGTGCTTTCAATGAAAGGGCAGATCGGGTATGCACTATCGGTATCCCTACTGAATCCTCATGCAATCATGGATACTATAGGGGTTATCGGTACGAATTCCCTGCAATACGACAGCGGGGAACGCTGGGCGTTCGCCGCTGCCACAGCAGGCGTCTCGTGGTTGTGGTTTATTGGACTTGCCGGTGCCGGCAGATGGCTGGGCAGAGTAGATTCCTCAGGTAAAATCATACGGCTGATGAACATCATCTCTGCACTGCTTATATGGGGAATGGCCATTTACATGGGCATTCAGCTAACCGCCAATCTGTGACATGCGCCGAACTGTAGGCGTATGACTTTGGGCTTTCTGTTCCAGAGCAAGCGCCATTTCATGGTTAGCCGGCTTATTGCCAAGGGCCTTGCGGAATAAGGCCTGCATGGCTTCAGGATCCCCTGTCAGCGGACGCACGTGATATTCATCCGACCAGTAAAGACAGGCCTTAATGTGCCCATCTGCAGTGAGGCGGAGACGATTGCAATTATCGCAGAAATGATCACTAACCGGATGAATC harbors:
- a CDS encoding LysE/ArgO family amino acid transporter, which produces MWEAIIHGIIIAFGLILPLGVQNIFVFNQGALHPKLRHALPVIITASVCDTLLIAAAVGGVSMIVTSIEWMTPVLYGAGAFFLAFMGWKTWTGIPEAGEIKVLSMKGQIGYALSVSLLNPHAIMDTIGVIGTNSLQYDSGERWAFAAATAGVSWLWFIGLAGAGRWLGRVDSSGKIIRLMNIISALLIWGMAIYMGIQLTANL